The Miscanthus floridulus cultivar M001 chromosome 17, ASM1932011v1, whole genome shotgun sequence genome has a window encoding:
- the LOC136516549 gene encoding VQ motif-containing protein 10-like — MSTREDGNPKPVTVKIIETVYVEADTADDFKSVVQRLTGKDAVAAELEDSSRPAAPPQAAQSRMGQGRSPGDRKAAADAYSKRQNG, encoded by the coding sequence ATGTCGACGAGGGAGGATGGGAACCCCAAGCCCGTGACCGTGAAGATCATCGAGACGGTGTACGTGGAGGCCGACACCGCCGACGACTTCAAGTCCGTCGTCCAGAGGCTCACCGGCAAGGACGCCGTCGCCGCCGAGCTGGAGGACAGCAGCAGGCCTGCTGCACCACCACAAGCTGCTCAAAGCAGGATGGGCCAGGGTCGTTCTCCTGGTGATCGCAaggctgctgctgacgcctacaGCAAAAGGCAGAACGGGTGA
- the LOC136516087 gene encoding uncharacterized protein: MWHGVASARANPMEPIAQGEATKAATKQAGEEAPMPHDVGGLESGEAKVASIAKATEGEAEAPRTSKAEVVEARASRASKAEVVDAGAPRTTKAEVAEAVAPGTTEAEVAEASSGAAEPAAQDVETEAGQASELEARSLEKSMFLWRERDV, encoded by the exons ATGTGGCATGGTGTGGCATCGGCCAGGGCCAACCCAATGGAGCCAatcgcccaaggagaggctaccaaGGCAGCCACAAAGCAGGCAGGGGAGGAGGCGCCTATGCCCCATGATGTTGGGGGCCTCGAGTCAGGTGAAGCCAAGGTAGCTTCAATCGCTAaggccaccgagggtgaggccgaggcccctaggacctccaaGGCTGAGGTGGTAGAGGCTAGGGCTTCTAGGGCTTCCAAAGCCGAGGTGGTGGACGCCGGGGCTCCTAGGACCACtaaggccgaggtggcggaggctgtAGCTCCCGGGACCactgaggccgaggtggcggaggccagCTCGGGCGCAGCGGAGCCAGCGGCCCAAGATGTGGAgacggaggcggggcaagcttcg gagctcgaggcccggtcccttgAGAAGTCGATGTTCCTCTGGCGAGAGAGGgatgtctag
- the LOC136514907 gene encoding uncharacterized protein translates to MAAEKEGAVVTKGHDEGMKAAAALLEEFGLPLGLLPLEDVMEVGFVRDTGYFWLAQRKKVEHRFQKIGKQVSYDVEIAGYIQPKGIKKLKGVKAKELMLWPPINEMAVDDPPTGKIHFKSLAGVTKTFPVDAFAAGE, encoded by the coding sequence ATGGCGGCGGAGAAGGAGGGCGCGGTGGTGACCAAGGGGCACGACGAGGGgatgaaggcggcggcggcgctgctggaggAGTTCGGCCTCCCGCTGGGGTTGCTGCCGCTGGAGGACGTGATGGAGGTGGGGTTCGTGCGGGACACCGGCTACTTCTGGCTGGCGCAGCGCAAGAAGGTGGAGCACCGGTTCCAGAAGATCGGCAAGCAGGTGAGCTACGACGTCGAGATCGCCGGCTACATCCAGCCCAAGGGCATCAAGAAGCTCAAGGGGGTCAAGGCCAAGGAGCTCATGCTCTGGCCCCCCATCAACGAGATGGCCGTCGACGACCCGCCCACCGGCAAGATCCACTTCAAGAGCCTCGCCGGCGTCACCAAGACCTTCCCCGTTGACGCCTTCGCCGCCGGCGAGTAG